A genomic segment from Mycobacteriales bacterium encodes:
- a CDS encoding CaiB/BaiF CoA-transferase family protein: protein MTAADTATPKTGPLKGIKVIELAGIGPAPYACMLMSDLGAEVLRLERSRGGIMGAIAGFDVLSRGRRSVAIDLKAPGARDLVLDLVKQADVLIEAFRPGVAERLGLGPEDCRGANPRLVYARMTGWGQTGPLADRVGHDINYASITGAIAAVGEKGRKPVPPLNLVADFGGGSMFAVMGILAALIERTTSGEGQVIDVAMVDGVTSLLSMAHGQQAAGMMPDARGSSLLDGGAPYYDTYLCSDGEYMSVGAIEPQFFEALKQTLDLPDLPGQGDHANWPKMREMIAAKFATKTREEWTAIFDEVDACVAPVYWLSEAKTHPHLVARGTLTDVNGIYQPSPAPRFSRTPGQVGHPAQTPGTDTVEALTDWGVAKDDLNRLLAAGVVTQAQPDPSST, encoded by the coding sequence GTGACCGCAGCCGACACCGCCACACCAAAGACCGGCCCGCTCAAGGGCATCAAAGTCATCGAGCTCGCCGGCATCGGGCCGGCGCCGTACGCCTGCATGCTGATGTCGGACCTCGGTGCCGAGGTGCTGCGGTTGGAACGCTCCCGCGGCGGGATCATGGGCGCGATCGCGGGCTTCGACGTCCTGTCGCGCGGCCGGCGCTCGGTCGCCATCGACCTCAAGGCCCCCGGGGCGCGCGACCTCGTGCTCGATCTCGTCAAGCAGGCCGACGTGCTCATCGAGGCGTTCCGGCCCGGCGTCGCCGAGCGACTCGGCCTCGGGCCCGAGGACTGCCGGGGAGCCAACCCGAGGCTGGTCTACGCCCGGATGACCGGGTGGGGGCAGACCGGGCCGCTCGCCGACCGGGTCGGGCACGACATCAACTACGCGTCGATCACCGGCGCGATCGCCGCGGTCGGAGAGAAGGGCCGCAAGCCCGTGCCGCCGCTGAACCTGGTCGCCGACTTCGGCGGCGGGTCGATGTTCGCGGTGATGGGGATCCTCGCGGCGCTGATCGAGCGCACCACCAGCGGCGAGGGTCAGGTCATCGACGTGGCCATGGTCGACGGGGTCACCAGCCTGCTGTCGATGGCGCACGGCCAGCAGGCGGCCGGCATGATGCCGGACGCCCGCGGCAGCAGCCTGCTCGACGGCGGCGCGCCGTACTACGACACCTACCTGTGCTCGGACGGCGAGTACATGTCGGTCGGCGCGATCGAGCCGCAGTTCTTCGAGGCGCTCAAGCAGACCCTCGACCTGCCCGACCTGCCCGGTCAGGGCGACCACGCGAACTGGCCGAAGATGCGCGAGATGATCGCCGCGAAGTTCGCCACCAAGACCCGCGAGGAGTGGACCGCGATCTTCGACGAGGTCGACGCCTGCGTCGCGCCGGTCTACTGGTTGTCCGAAGCCAAGACCCATCCGCACCTGGTGGCCCGCGGCACCCTCACCGACGTCAACGGCATCTACCAGCCCTCACCGGCGCCGCGGTTCTCCCGCACCCCCGGCCAGGTGGGGCATCCGGCCCAGACGCCGGGCACCGACACCGTCGAAGCCCTCACCGACTGGGGGGTCGCCAAGGACGACCTCAACCGCCTGCTGGCGGCCGGCGTCGTCACCCAGGCCCAACCCGACCCTTCCTCGACGTAG
- a CDS encoding PP2C family protein-serine/threonine phosphatase — translation MGHPEQQRAPVAERARRRLSMLTAPESVRDQRIVLGVVLLLDVLCLVLNAQVGAVAFPPTTTVVPVILGGLLLGPVSLGGVIVGAFAVIVAENAGVGSSTVRPGVYIVVAIVAAIALKQSSDRQRLGLSAGRGEAMLLELRDRLRLQGEMPSLPAGWCAEVEQQSAGGASFGGDFLLAGLTDGGRSLELVLVDVSGKGLDAGTRALLLSGALGGLLGSVRPDQFLAGANQYLVRQEWMEGFATALHLTIELATGRYRITNAGHLPAVHYSGGTGTWGLVEPEGTVLGLLDDAEFGSVEGQLKPYDALLLYTDGLVEVPGRDLAVGIDRLLGAAERLIPSGFDGAAQRLLDETSPNASDDRALVLIWRT, via the coding sequence ATGGGCCATCCGGAGCAGCAGCGGGCACCGGTTGCGGAGCGGGCTCGGCGCAGGCTGAGCATGCTGACCGCTCCGGAGTCCGTCCGCGACCAGCGCATCGTGCTCGGCGTGGTGTTGCTGCTCGACGTCCTATGTCTGGTCCTCAACGCCCAGGTCGGCGCGGTCGCGTTCCCACCGACCACCACCGTCGTACCGGTGATCCTCGGTGGCCTGCTGCTCGGGCCGGTCTCGCTGGGCGGGGTGATCGTCGGCGCATTCGCGGTGATCGTCGCCGAGAACGCCGGGGTCGGCAGCAGCACGGTGCGACCCGGCGTCTACATCGTCGTGGCCATCGTCGCCGCCATCGCGCTCAAGCAGTCCAGCGACCGGCAGCGGCTCGGCCTGTCCGCGGGCCGCGGCGAGGCGATGCTGCTCGAGCTTCGCGACCGGCTCCGGTTGCAAGGCGAGATGCCGTCGCTGCCCGCGGGTTGGTGCGCCGAGGTCGAGCAGCAGTCGGCCGGCGGAGCCAGCTTCGGCGGTGACTTCCTGCTCGCCGGGCTCACGGACGGCGGGCGATCGCTCGAGCTCGTGCTGGTCGACGTGTCCGGCAAGGGCCTCGACGCGGGCACGCGGGCACTCCTGCTCTCCGGGGCGCTGGGCGGGTTGCTCGGCTCGGTGCGCCCGGACCAGTTCCTGGCCGGCGCGAACCAGTACCTCGTCCGCCAGGAATGGATGGAGGGCTTCGCCACCGCGCTGCACCTGACGATCGAGCTCGCCACCGGCCGCTACCGGATCACCAACGCCGGCCACCTGCCCGCGGTGCACTACTCGGGCGGGACCGGGACGTGGGGGCTGGTCGAGCCGGAAGGCACCGTGCTGGGGTTGCTCGACGACGCCGAGTTCGGGTCGGTCGAAGGCCAGCTCAAGCCTTACGACGCGCTGCTGCTCTACACCGATGGGCTGGTGGAGGTGCCGGGGCGCGATCTCGCGGTCGGCATCGACCGGCTGCTCGGCGCGGCCGAGCGGCTCATCCCGAGCGGCTTCGACGGCGCCGCGCAGCGGCTGCTCGACGAGACCTCGCCCAACGCCAGCGACGACCGCGCCTTGGTCCTCATCTGGCGCACCTGA
- a CDS encoding ribose-5-phosphate isomerase yields MRVYLGSDHAGFALKARLIERLAELGHEPVDCGPEVLRDSDDYPPYCLLVGTKVMGDSGSLGIVIGGSGNGEAIAANKVRGVRCAVAFSVETAQLAREHNDANVLSLGARMYDGAAAISYAEAFVATPFSGAERHVRRIGLLSEYEATGELPPRREDLPPAT; encoded by the coding sequence ATGCGGGTGTATCTCGGGTCCGACCATGCCGGCTTCGCGCTCAAGGCCCGGTTGATCGAGCGGCTGGCCGAGCTCGGCCACGAGCCGGTCGACTGCGGCCCGGAGGTGCTGCGCGACTCCGACGACTACCCGCCGTACTGCCTGCTGGTGGGCACGAAGGTGATGGGCGACTCGGGCAGCCTCGGCATCGTGATCGGCGGGTCGGGCAACGGCGAGGCGATCGCGGCGAACAAGGTTCGCGGCGTCCGCTGCGCGGTGGCGTTCAGCGTCGAGACCGCGCAGCTGGCGCGCGAGCACAACGACGCCAACGTGCTGAGCCTGGGCGCGCGGATGTACGACGGGGCGGCCGCGATCAGCTACGCGGAGGCGTTCGTCGCGACACCGTTCAGCGGCGCGGAGCGGCACGTCCGGCGGATCGGTCTGCTCAGCGAGTACGAGGCGACCGGTGAGCTGCCGCCGCGGCGTGAGGACCTGCCGCCGGCGACGTGA